Proteins co-encoded in one Sphingopyxis sp. BE259 genomic window:
- a CDS encoding DUF1206 domain-containing protein produces MNRLRRLETFARAGWCARGVVYCLLAFFALTSANASDASPQGVFRAVKEMSGGPYLLILLAIGLALYGAYRLYGAALDSEGKGDDAKGIAIRIGYAASGIAHFILAWAAVRLASGQAAAGNGEQEQAAAGMLLDMPLGGTLLGAIGLCFLAAAAHQAMKAWTTEFMQGVAADAPAWVVPVGRAGLAARAVVFTVIGVSLIRAGWFGSAGEVKGLGDALSALTGHAELYLLVAAGLFLFGVHSFAEAKWRRIRDEDVVARLKAAAR; encoded by the coding sequence ATGAACCGACTGCGCCGCCTCGAAACCTTTGCTCGCGCGGGATGGTGCGCGCGCGGCGTCGTTTATTGCCTGCTCGCCTTTTTTGCGCTGACCAGCGCCAACGCGTCGGACGCCAGCCCGCAAGGCGTGTTCCGCGCGGTGAAGGAGATGTCGGGCGGCCCCTATCTGCTCATTCTACTGGCGATCGGTCTCGCGCTTTACGGTGCCTATCGCCTCTATGGCGCCGCACTCGACAGCGAGGGCAAGGGCGACGATGCCAAGGGTATCGCGATCCGCATCGGCTATGCGGCGAGCGGTATCGCGCATTTCATTCTGGCTTGGGCCGCCGTCAGGCTCGCCTCGGGCCAGGCCGCGGCCGGTAACGGCGAACAGGAACAGGCGGCCGCCGGGATGCTGCTCGACATGCCGCTGGGCGGCACGCTGCTCGGTGCCATCGGATTGTGCTTTCTCGCCGCTGCCGCGCATCAGGCGATGAAGGCCTGGACTACCGAGTTTATGCAGGGCGTCGCCGCCGATGCGCCCGCGTGGGTCGTCCCCGTCGGCCGTGCCGGGCTCGCCGCGCGCGCGGTGGTGTTTACGGTCATCGGCGTGTCGCTGATCCGTGCGGGTTGGTTCGGATCGGCGGGCGAGGTCAAAGGACTTGGCGATGCGCTGTCGGCGCTGACCGGACATGCCGAACTCTATCTTCTGGTCGCCGCGGGGCTGTTTCTGTTCGGTGTCCACAGCTTTGCCGAAGCGAAGTGGCGCCGTATTCGCGACGAGGATGTCGTCGCGCGGCTCAAGGCCGCCGCCCGCTAA
- a CDS encoding CAP domain-containing protein has translation MMTFSRWTAAALVLGLGAVAASAAPSRFEAGVLAELNRFRSDPAGYTDVLRDYRDRFDGRLLLADDDSEIDIMTNEGVAAVDEAIRDLRREKPLARLQQSAMLANAAADHVAAQSRSGAVGHYTRGRGPGERMKARGGGPYVNEVITYGHHSPAGVVQQLLIDDGVPDRGHRHSLLRPTHRYAGVACGTHRVHRTMCVMLMSQTSDGSPPPPPKRAP, from the coding sequence ATGATGACATTCTCCCGATGGACCGCCGCCGCGCTGGTGCTGGGCCTTGGCGCGGTTGCCGCCAGTGCTGCGCCGAGCCGCTTCGAAGCCGGGGTGCTCGCCGAACTCAACCGCTTTCGCAGCGATCCTGCGGGCTATACCGACGTCCTGCGCGATTATCGCGACCGCTTCGATGGCCGATTGTTGCTCGCCGACGACGACAGCGAGATCGACATCATGACCAACGAGGGTGTCGCCGCGGTCGATGAAGCGATCCGTGACCTGCGCCGCGAAAAGCCGCTGGCGCGGTTGCAGCAAAGCGCGATGCTGGCGAATGCGGCGGCCGACCATGTCGCGGCTCAGTCACGGTCGGGCGCTGTCGGCCACTACACCCGCGGGCGCGGCCCCGGCGAGCGGATGAAAGCGCGCGGCGGCGGCCCCTATGTCAACGAAGTCATCACATATGGCCACCACAGCCCGGCAGGGGTGGTCCAGCAATTGCTGATCGACGATGGCGTCCCCGACCGCGGCCACCGGCACAGCCTGCTGCGTCCGACCCACCGCTATGCCGGTGTCGCCTGCGGCACGCACCGAGTGCACCGCACGATGTGCGTGATGCTGATGTCGCAAACCTCCGATGGCTCGCCACCGCCGCCGCCGAAACGCGCGCCCTGA
- a CDS encoding alkaline phosphatase D family protein, whose protein sequence is MYNRRHFLAGATLAGLAAPAIVRAQGILRDFPFKLGVAAGDPASDGFVIWTRLAPEPMERHGGMPLANVPVEWEVASDGGFRDVVAKGTELARPELAHSVHVEVAGLLPDRPYYYRFTAAGERSLRGRARTLPAPGAKVDALKFGVAGCQHFESGFYGAYRHMAREDLAFVYHYGDFIYEYQQNYLYDSGLPIRPVRRYEQRALFDVTDFRAAYAQTLLDIDQQAVRSVHAHLSSFDDHEIINDWVSDIDNWSIDLPGNDPDAPSPEVFMLKKQAAMQAWYEHMPVRKALLPRGGMVAMNREFRYGDLMAMQLLDTRQYRDDQPCGDGFKPACPEVFAKDAQVLGRAQEDWLNRNLAKGGATWNALAQQVTMMSLDRRRKPDEPKKIVNLDSWAGYEAPRERMLSRLGGLDNIVVLTGDEHQNFCGDLVRQDKVVGAEFVATSISSGGDGSDKRNGTDEFLRLNPELKFANDQRGYLVCEVGREAWQTHFMVVDKVTTPVNTLSRRATAVVENGVAGIKMA, encoded by the coding sequence ATGTACAACCGCCGCCATTTTCTTGCCGGAGCGACCCTTGCCGGTCTCGCAGCGCCGGCGATTGTCCGGGCGCAGGGCATATTGCGCGATTTTCCGTTCAAGCTGGGCGTGGCGGCGGGCGATCCGGCGAGCGACGGTTTCGTCATCTGGACGCGGTTGGCGCCCGAACCGATGGAACGTCACGGCGGGATGCCGCTGGCCAATGTGCCGGTCGAATGGGAAGTCGCGAGCGACGGTGGGTTTCGCGATGTCGTCGCCAAGGGCACCGAGCTGGCACGCCCCGAGCTGGCCCACAGTGTCCATGTCGAAGTCGCGGGGCTGCTTCCCGATCGTCCCTATTATTACCGCTTTACCGCCGCGGGCGAGCGCAGCCTGCGCGGCCGCGCGCGCACCCTGCCCGCCCCCGGTGCCAAGGTCGATGCGCTGAAATTCGGGGTGGCCGGATGCCAGCATTTCGAGTCGGGATTTTACGGCGCCTATCGCCACATGGCGCGCGAAGACCTGGCCTTCGTTTATCATTATGGCGACTTCATTTACGAATATCAGCAGAATTATCTGTACGACAGCGGCTTGCCGATCCGCCCGGTGCGCCGATACGAACAACGCGCGTTGTTCGACGTCACCGATTTCCGCGCCGCTTATGCGCAAACCTTGCTAGACATCGACCAGCAGGCGGTGCGTTCGGTCCATGCGCATCTGTCGAGCTTCGACGATCATGAGATCATCAACGATTGGGTGTCCGACATCGACAATTGGTCGATCGACCTGCCCGGGAACGATCCCGACGCGCCGTCGCCCGAGGTTTTCATGCTGAAAAAGCAGGCGGCGATGCAGGCGTGGTACGAGCATATGCCGGTGCGCAAGGCGCTATTGCCGCGCGGCGGCATGGTCGCGATGAACCGCGAGTTCCGCTATGGCGACCTGATGGCGATGCAGCTGCTCGACACGCGCCAGTACCGGGACGACCAGCCGTGCGGCGACGGCTTCAAACCCGCCTGCCCCGAAGTGTTCGCCAAGGACGCGCAGGTATTGGGCCGCGCGCAGGAAGACTGGCTGAACCGGAATCTGGCGAAAGGCGGCGCAACGTGGAACGCGCTGGCGCAGCAGGTGACGATGATGTCGCTCGACCGGCGGCGCAAGCCCGACGAGCCGAAGAAGATCGTAAATCTCGACAGCTGGGCGGGCTATGAAGCGCCGCGCGAGCGGATGTTGTCGCGGCTGGGCGGCCTCGACAATATCGTCGTGCTGACCGGCGACGAGCATCAGAATTTCTGCGGCGACCTGGTGCGACAAGACAAGGTCGTCGGTGCCGAATTTGTCGCAACCTCGATTTCGAGCGGTGGCGACGGCAGCGACAAGCGCAACGGCACCGACGAGTTCTTAAGGCTCAACCCCGAACTGAAATTCGCCAACGACCAGCGCGGCTATCTGGTGTGCGAAGTGGGCCGCGAGGCGTGGCAAACACATTTCATGGTCGTCGACAAGGTGACGACGCCCGTCAACACGCTGTCAAGGCGCGCGACCGCGGTGGTCGAGAACGGCGTTGCCGGGATCAAGATGGCTTAG
- a CDS encoding PhoX family phosphatase: MSHLTDDARAPYRGDTISDHAPGSLEAIVAANPTRRTLLRNGLFGLSMLSTTALAACGGTSGDPVVTLPPTAGPRPTPTPTAPPVSYAVTFAAVAANQNDAVTVPAGYTVDVLLKAGDSVESGAAYTGSFPTPAIAEKWAGGNHDGMEYFAFPGVDANNRGLLAINHEYPDFNILMSGNYNAATATADQKAVALSAVGISVVEIAKGSDGKWSVQSGSTYNRRYTGNSSYRVGGPAAGVVAGPIKGMLNNCASGRTPWGTYLTCEETTDNYLDPTQPANGYGWVIEIDPRRELAQPTKRTAMGRFDHENVAFLENSDRRTAFYMGDDATPGCIYKFVPDRAYSATNRAANTDLLDSGTLYVARFNGDGTGEWRALVVGQNGLAAGASDPGNTSQSTTPPAPTIVNFNSQADVLINCKSAARVAGGTVMDRPEWITVAPDNSAVFVTLTNNSGRRVTNPMNPRTTNLHGHIIKFSEQGNSPLATTFRWEIFLLAGDPSLAAGGSNLTGNINGDTFSSPDGIAIDPQGRLWVQTDHSVPGNSGVSGRSIDQAFGHNAMFHVDQVTKLSKRFLVGPLGCEITGLTYTPDLRTFFVNIQHPTGNWPVAGQQPRSSTIVVRRTDNQPVGA, encoded by the coding sequence ATGTCACATCTTACCGACGACGCCCGCGCGCCGTATCGCGGCGACACCATCAGCGATCATGCGCCGGGCAGCTTGGAGGCGATCGTCGCTGCCAATCCGACCCGCCGCACCCTGCTCCGCAACGGCCTGTTCGGGCTCTCGATGCTTTCCACCACCGCATTGGCGGCCTGCGGAGGCACCAGCGGTGATCCGGTGGTCACCCTGCCCCCCACCGCCGGGCCAAGACCGACGCCCACCCCGACCGCGCCGCCGGTCAGCTATGCCGTGACGTTTGCCGCGGTCGCCGCGAACCAGAATGACGCGGTGACGGTCCCTGCGGGTTATACCGTCGACGTGCTGCTGAAAGCGGGCGATTCGGTCGAAAGCGGCGCGGCCTATACCGGCAGCTTCCCGACCCCAGCGATCGCCGAGAAATGGGCCGGCGGCAATCACGACGGGATGGAATATTTTGCCTTTCCCGGGGTCGACGCCAACAACCGCGGCCTGCTGGCGATCAACCATGAATATCCCGATTTTAACATCCTGATGTCGGGCAATTACAATGCCGCCACCGCCACCGCCGACCAGAAAGCGGTCGCGCTGTCGGCAGTCGGGATCAGCGTCGTCGAGATCGCCAAGGGTAGCGACGGCAAATGGTCGGTGCAGTCGGGATCGACATATAACCGCCGCTACACGGGCAACAGCAGCTACCGCGTCGGCGGCCCCGCCGCGGGCGTTGTCGCTGGACCGATCAAGGGCATGCTGAATAACTGCGCTAGCGGCCGCACCCCGTGGGGCACCTATCTGACCTGCGAAGAGACGACCGACAATTATCTCGACCCGACGCAGCCCGCCAACGGCTATGGCTGGGTCATCGAAATCGACCCGCGGCGCGAACTGGCGCAGCCGACCAAGCGCACCGCGATGGGCCGCTTCGACCATGAGAATGTCGCGTTTCTGGAAAACAGCGACCGCCGCACCGCCTTTTACATGGGCGACGATGCCACGCCGGGGTGCATCTATAAATTCGTCCCCGACCGCGCCTATAGCGCGACGAACCGCGCCGCGAACACCGACCTACTCGATTCAGGCACGCTCTATGTCGCGCGTTTCAACGGCGACGGCACCGGCGAATGGCGCGCGCTGGTAGTGGGTCAGAACGGCTTGGCCGCCGGGGCGTCCGATCCCGGCAACACCAGCCAGAGCACGACCCCGCCGGCGCCGACGATCGTCAATTTCAACAGCCAGGCCGATGTGCTGATCAACTGCAAGTCAGCGGCGCGCGTCGCGGGCGGCACCGTGATGGATCGGCCGGAGTGGATCACGGTCGCGCCCGATAACAGCGCGGTATTCGTGACGCTGACCAACAACAGCGGCCGCCGCGTCACCAACCCGATGAACCCGCGAACGACCAACCTGCACGGCCATATCATCAAGTTCAGCGAACAGGGCAATTCACCGCTGGCGACGACGTTCCGCTGGGAAATCTTCCTGCTCGCGGGCGATCCGTCGCTGGCGGCAGGCGGCAGCAACCTGACCGGCAACATCAACGGCGATACCTTTTCCAGCCCCGACGGGATTGCCATCGATCCGCAGGGCCGATTGTGGGTCCAAACCGATCACAGCGTCCCGGGCAACTCAGGTGTATCGGGCCGCTCGATCGATCAGGCTTTCGGTCACAACGCCATGTTCCATGTCGATCAGGTGACCAAATTGTCGAAGCGTTTTCTGGTCGGCCCGCTGGGCTGCGAGATTACTGGGCTGACCTATACCCCTGATCTGCGGACCTTCTTCGTCAACATCCAGCATCCGACGGGCAACTGGCCGGTGGCCGGGCAGCAGCCGCGGTCGTCGACCATCGTCGTGCGACGCACCGACAACCAGCCGGTCGGCGCGTAA
- the mutL gene encoding DNA mismatch repair endonuclease MutL, with protein MSIRRLPETLVNRIAAGEVVERPAAALKELVENAIDAGASRISVRIGEGGIARLEVEDDGCGMTAADMALALERHATSKLPDDAIEDVTTLGFRGEALPSIASVARLTLESRVAGGDGWRRVVDNGAVIAEGPAALAPGTRVVVEDLFARVPARLKFLRSARSEYAACLDVVKRLAMARPDVGFIVEHDGRRVLDVQGGQDQLSRVAALTQRDLAANSIGVDLDRGGIQIGGVISLPTYNRGIADHQYLFVNGRPVKDRLLVGALRGAYADLLARDRHPVVALFLDVPGGEVDVNVHPAKTEVRFRDPQLIRGMIVGGLRRALDEHGFRSVQRPAEAALAAWQQEPVAPPAPTLFAAHLPYPHAPATHLFGADTDPATHALLRDRVVDFAPPRDALPHDTLPMGRAEAATAPVPHADAHPLGIARGQIARTYIVAEAEDGLVIVDQHAAHERLVLEQLRRGMSGQAVPSQGLLLPEVVELDEPACDRLEAAAVQLATLGVELERFGPAAVMVRATPAMLGAIDCRKLVTDIADDLAGYDAALGLNEKLELVAATMACHGSVRAGRTLSVAEMNALLRTMEVTPHSGQCNHGRPTWVKLAMDDVERLFGRK; from the coding sequence ATGTCAATACGTCGCCTGCCTGAAACCCTCGTAAATCGGATCGCAGCCGGTGAAGTGGTCGAAAGACCCGCCGCGGCGCTGAAAGAACTGGTCGAAAACGCCATTGATGCGGGGGCGAGTCGCATTTCGGTGCGAATCGGTGAAGGCGGAATCGCGCGGCTCGAGGTCGAGGATGACGGCTGCGGCATGACCGCCGCCGACATGGCCCTCGCGCTTGAACGCCATGCGACGTCAAAGCTGCCCGACGACGCGATTGAGGATGTCACCACGCTGGGTTTTCGCGGCGAGGCGTTGCCGTCGATTGCCAGCGTAGCGCGGCTGACGCTGGAGAGCCGGGTCGCGGGCGGTGACGGCTGGCGGCGGGTCGTCGATAACGGCGCCGTGATCGCCGAGGGACCGGCTGCGTTGGCGCCGGGCACCCGCGTCGTCGTCGAGGATTTGTTCGCGCGTGTCCCGGCGCGCCTTAAATTCCTGCGCAGCGCGCGCAGCGAATATGCCGCGTGCCTCGACGTCGTGAAACGGCTCGCGATGGCGCGCCCCGACGTCGGTTTCATCGTCGAGCACGACGGGCGGCGCGTGCTCGACGTGCAGGGCGGGCAGGACCAGCTCAGCCGCGTTGCAGCCCTGACCCAGCGCGATCTGGCGGCGAACAGCATCGGCGTCGATCTCGATCGCGGCGGCATCCAAATCGGCGGCGTCATCAGCCTGCCGACCTACAATCGCGGCATTGCCGACCATCAATATCTGTTCGTCAATGGCCGCCCGGTGAAGGACCGGCTGCTGGTCGGCGCGCTCCGCGGCGCCTATGCCGATCTGCTCGCGCGCGACCGTCACCCCGTCGTTGCGCTGTTCCTCGACGTCCCGGGCGGCGAGGTTGACGTCAACGTCCACCCGGCCAAGACCGAGGTGCGTTTTCGCGACCCGCAGCTGATCCGCGGCATGATCGTCGGCGGGCTGCGCCGCGCGCTCGACGAGCATGGCTTTCGCAGCGTCCAGCGCCCCGCCGAGGCGGCGCTGGCGGCATGGCAGCAGGAACCGGTCGCCCCGCCCGCGCCGACCCTGTTTGCCGCACATCTGCCCTATCCGCACGCCCCGGCGACGCATCTGTTTGGCGCCGATACTGATCCGGCCACCCACGCGCTGCTCCGTGACCGCGTTGTCGATTTCGCGCCGCCGCGCGATGCGCTTCCCCATGATACGTTGCCAATGGGCCGCGCCGAAGCGGCGACGGCGCCGGTTCCGCATGCCGACGCGCATCCGCTGGGCATCGCGCGCGGCCAGATTGCGCGCACCTATATCGTCGCCGAGGCCGAGGACGGGCTGGTCATCGTCGACCAGCACGCCGCGCACGAGCGGCTCGTGCTCGAACAATTGCGCCGCGGGATGAGCGGGCAGGCGGTCCCGTCGCAAGGCCTGCTCCTCCCCGAAGTCGTCGAACTCGACGAACCTGCGTGCGACCGCCTCGAAGCCGCGGCGGTGCAGCTGGCGACGCTCGGGGTCGAGCTCGAACGCTTCGGCCCCGCCGCGGTGATGGTCCGCGCGACCCCGGCGATGCTCGGCGCGATCGACTGCCGCAAACTCGTCACCGACATCGCCGACGATCTGGCGGGTTATGACGCCGCGCTCGGGCTCAACGAAAAGCTCGAACTGGTCGCCGCCACCATGGCCTGCCACGGCTCGGTCCGCGCCGGCCGCACCCTCAGCGTCGCCGAAATGAACGCGCTGCTCCGCACGATGGAGGTCACCCCGCACAGCGGCCAGTGCAACCATGGCCGCCCGACATGGGTCAAGCTGGCGATGGACGATGTCGAACGGCTGTTCGGCCGGAAATAG
- the ychF gene encoding redox-regulated ATPase YchF, whose amino-acid sequence MGFKCGIVGLPNVGKSTLFNALTETAAAQAANYPFCTIEPNIGNVAVPDARLEKLAAIASSKKIIATQLAFVDIAGLVRGASKGEGLGNQFLGNIREVDAIVHVLRCFEDDDIQHVENKVDPVADAETVETELLLSDLESLEKRVPAFTKKAAQGDKEAKIAASVLGQALELLREGKPARLTDPKDDEEARVLRTAQLLTSKPVLYVCNVDEGSAANGNAFSEKVFAKAAAEGAQAVVVSAAIESELVTMDMADRLEFLEEMGLHETGLARVIRAGYELLHLITFFTVGPQEARAWTVHTGATAPEAAGEIHSDFQKGFIRAETIAYDDYVALGGEARAREAGKLRAEGKAYVVHDGDVMHFLHS is encoded by the coding sequence ATGGGTTTCAAATGCGGCATCGTCGGACTGCCCAACGTCGGCAAGTCCACCCTGTTCAACGCGCTGACCGAGACGGCAGCGGCGCAGGCGGCCAATTACCCCTTTTGCACGATCGAGCCGAACATCGGCAATGTCGCGGTCCCCGATGCGCGATTGGAAAAACTGGCCGCGATCGCGAGCAGCAAAAAGATCATCGCGACGCAGCTTGCCTTTGTCGACATCGCGGGCCTCGTGCGCGGCGCGTCGAAGGGCGAAGGACTGGGCAACCAGTTCCTGGGCAATATTCGCGAAGTCGATGCGATCGTCCACGTCCTGCGCTGTTTCGAAGATGACGACATTCAGCATGTCGAAAACAAGGTCGATCCGGTCGCCGATGCCGAGACGGTCGAAACCGAATTGCTGCTATCCGACCTCGAAAGCCTGGAGAAGCGCGTTCCCGCTTTCACCAAGAAGGCCGCGCAGGGCGACAAGGAAGCGAAAATCGCCGCTTCGGTGCTCGGCCAAGCGCTCGAATTGCTGCGCGAAGGCAAGCCCGCACGGTTGACCGACCCCAAGGACGACGAGGAAGCCCGCGTCCTGCGCACTGCGCAGCTGCTGACGTCAAAGCCCGTTCTTTATGTTTGCAATGTCGATGAGGGCAGCGCCGCGAACGGCAACGCCTTTTCGGAAAAAGTATTCGCCAAGGCGGCCGCCGAGGGCGCTCAGGCCGTCGTCGTCTCGGCCGCGATCGAAAGCGAGCTGGTAACGATGGATATGGCCGACCGGCTGGAGTTTCTCGAAGAAATGGGCCTCCACGAAACCGGCCTCGCGCGTGTCATCCGCGCCGGATACGAGCTGCTCCACCTGATCACCTTCTTCACCGTCGGCCCGCAGGAAGCGCGCGCGTGGACCGTGCACACGGGCGCCACGGCGCCTGAAGCCGCAGGCGAGATCCACAGCGATTTCCAGAAGGGCTTCATCCGCGCCGAAACCATCGCCTATGACGATTATGTCGCGCTGGGCGGCGAGGCGCGGGCGCGCGAGGCGGGCAAGCTGCGCGCCGAAGGGAAGGCTTATGTCGTGCACGACGGCGATGTGATGCACTTCCTGCACAGCTGA